A portion of the Pithys albifrons albifrons isolate INPA30051 chromosome 1, PitAlb_v1, whole genome shotgun sequence genome contains these proteins:
- the NEK5 gene encoding serine/threonine-protein kinase Nek5 isoform X5, translated as MDKYEIIKKIGEGSFGKIFLAKGKMDNEPYVIKEINLTKMPVKEKESSQKEVILLAKMKHANIVTFYASLQEKNKLYIVMEYCDGGDLMKRINMQHGVLFDEDQILCWFVQISLGLKHIHDQKILHRDVKTQNIFLSNNGKVAKLGDFGIARELNSTMEFAHTCVGTPYYLSPEICENRPYNNKTDIWSLGCVLYELCALKHPFEGNSLHKLVLKICRGHFHPVSPKYSYDLRILISQLFKISPRDRPSINSILRKPFLQKVVLKYLPPEMKQEEFSHTVIHRERPSASQSGARWIQAYKLQKTGVEDQASLKSGMAMCVKKQELFHRNEWKPPSRGKQPIFQPQTSRFKMTERAESIRVCGHYGHYYEQLDNLQRKANAPDDLSQISQRVEEYCKVKGQAAPPPLDWTAEFLQRRFEAQQYKIKVEKQLGLRPSSADPCHDQVPQQKKKEEHLKNHQQDISRKNEMKELEYLKQLQKIREEYHSDIKEFRFRAGILQENQNIQDKTYLVRQEKAEHQDENKGTSGRGEESLQNIEDNFKQVQLQDRQGQKLLEKKHNRKGGVKFEVNLDVCVPEEDSIQKAEVLDKLSETLTVVDGKNLKEKLVEVYENHTDRALEELFGYQTESNDKDDTKPPRKHWQTGAPQTLLNFLADADVTSVCPTMAENELADHAILPEDMPESRKQWKQTPPETLLNILAEAELSNDSIICLEEEREILKILKMNSDMSWRHLWKN; from the exons ATGGATAAATAcgaaatcattaaaaaaattggaGAAGGATCCTTTGGCAAAATATTCttggcaaaaggaaaaatggatAATGAGCCATATGTTATCAAAGAGATCAATTTAACCAag AtgcctgtgaaagaaaaagaatcctCTCAGAAAGAAGTCATTCTTCTGGCCAAGATGAAGCATGCAAATATTGTAACCTTCTATGCTTCATTGCAAG aaaagaaCAAGCTGTATATTGTGATGGAATACTGTGATGGTGGAGATTTAATGAAGCGGATAAATATGCAGCATGGAGTGCTCTTTGACGAGGACCAG aTCCTCTGTTGGTTTGTGCAGATCTCCTTGGGTTTGAAGCATATTCATGACCAGAAGATTTTACACAGAGatgtaaaaacacag aacatttttcttAGCAATAATGGAAAGGTAGCAAAACTTGGGGACTTTGGCATAGCAAGAGAGTTGAACAG TACTATGGAGTTTGCCCATACCTGTGTAGGGACTCCCTACTACCTATCACCCGAGATCTGTGAAAATCGGCCTTATAACAACAAAAC AGATATTTGGTCTCTTGGCTGTGTGCTTTATGAGCTGTGTGCACTAAAGCATCCT TTTGAAGGCAATAGTTTGCACAAGCTGGTGCTGAAGATTTGCAGAGGACATTTTCACCCAGTGTCTCCCAAGTATTCATATGATCTGAGGATATTAATTTCCCAGTTGTTTAAAATATCACCAAGAGATCGACCATCCATCAATTCTATTCTAAGGAAGCCCTTCTTGCAGAAAGTTGTTCTCAAGTATTTGCCGCCTGAG ATGAAACAGGAAGAATTCAGTCACACTGTGATACATAGGGAAAGACCTTCAGCATCACAATCTGGAGCCAGGTGGATACAAG CATATAAACTTCAGAAAACAGGAGTTGAGGACCAAGCTTCTCTGAAATCTGGAATGGCAATGTGTGTCAAGAAACAAgaattatttcacagaaatgaaTGGAAACCTCCTTCAAGAGGGAAACAGCCCATTTTTCAG cCACAAACCTCCAGATTTAAAATGACAGAAAGGGCAGAAAGTATTAGAGTATGTGGCCATTATGGACATTACTATGAGCAGCTTGACAACTTGCAGAGGAAAGCTAATGCACCTGATGACCTGTCTCAAATCAGCCAAAGAGTTGAAGAATACTGTAAAGTAAAAGGGCAAGCTGCACCTCCACCACTTGACTG gaCTGCAGAATTTCTTCAAAGGCGTTTTGAAGCTCAACAGTACAAGATTAAAGTGGAAAAACAGCTG GGCCTACGACCATCCTCTGCTGACCCATGTCATGACCAAGTacctcagcagaaaaaaaaggaagagcatCTCAAAAACCATCAGCAGGACATTTCTAGAAAGAATGAAATGAAAGAACTG GAGTATCTGAAACAATTGCAGAAAATTCGTGAAGAATACCACAGCGATATAAAAGAATTCAGGTTTAGAGCAGGGATACTCCAG GAGAATCAAAACATACAGGATAAAACCTATCTTGTGAGGCAAGAGAAGGCTGAGCACCAGGATGAAAACAAGGGTACATCTGGAAGAGGAGAAGAATCACTTCAG aaCATAGAAGACAACTTTAAACAAGTCCAACTCCAGGATAGGCAAGGCCAAAAACTCTTAGAAAAGAAACATAACAGAAAG GGAGGAGTAAAGTTTGAAGTTAATTTAGATGTTTGTGTTCCTGAGGAAGACAGCATTCAAAAAGCAGAG GTACTAGATAAACTCAGTGAGACCTTAACTGTTGTGGATGGTAAGAATCTTAAGGAGAAATTGGTGGAAGTTTATGAAAATCATACAGACAGAGCTTTGGAAGAACTGTTTGGATACCAAACAG AGTCTAATGACAAAGATGATACAAAACCACCCAGAAAACATTGGCAAACTGGAGCTCCTCAGACACTACTGAATTTTTTAGCTGATGCTGATGTCACATCTGTATGTCCTACTATGGCTGAAAATGAACTTG ctgACCATGCTATTCTGCCTGAAGACATGCCAGAAAGCAGGAAGCAGTGGAAACAAACACCACCAGAGACACTCCTGAACATCTTAGCAGAAGCAGAGTTGTCTAATGATTCCATTATCTGTCTTGAAGAAGAAAGGG aaattTTGAAGATTCTGAAGATGAACTCAGACATGAGCTGGAGGCATCTCTGGAAAAATTGA